gtggGGTAGGGTATTGTGGTAGGTCATTGTATGTCATTTTTTTGTGATTGTGCCACTTGCGTGTATTgatattatatttttctgttaagtTTCTTTGCACTCATTTTAATGCTGTTGTTTTATATTTGCTCACTCTGTTTCCTAATCAGAAGTGTTAAGGGGAATTTTATGGAGTTTTTTTAGTATGTATCTGATTGTAGCTTGTTTGTGATTCTGTGGGTCGTTTAAGGTTGCATTTATCATTGGGTCAGTTGTTATGGGTAAAAGGCATGGTTGTGATTGTCTTTTATTGTGGTTACATCTAGAAAGGTTGGATGCGTGTCTTCATTCTTTATCTATTGTTAACTTTGCTCTCGTGTATAGCATTTATgttttagtgtaattattgtattttttctgAGATTCACCAACCATTCTCATTATGGCATACATTATGTGCATCATTAGATGATGACATAGCTGTTCTTTGTTGTTACATCTTCTAATAGTAGTTCCTCTGTATGATTCATGAGGATGTTGGCTAATGTTCCCAAAAGCTACATCAATATCCACTGGTGCAGGTACATGGATATCATAATATGCATGGTAGATGAACTTCTGAACAAAAAATATTGTTTACAATAGAACAAGAAGAAAACACACTCAGCTTTCTAGACATAACCTTAACAAATGTTTATCACAACCATAATTTTGACATACACATATAACCCACAACAACAGACACAATAATAAATACAGCCTAAATTCACAGAATCACAAAACAAGTCAGTCAGTTACATGCTGAACAGACTCAATAAGATTTCCCTTAATACCTCTGATTACCAAACAGAGTGAGCCACTATATAACAATAGTATTAAAGAATGGGTACAAAGAAACATTGGTAgataaaattaatacaaaaataaagacaCAAACAAACCAAATCACTCTCTGATACAAGCAGCTCAGTCACAAAAAAAGGCATAAAATGTCTTACCTTTTTTAATGTGACATCATGGGGTGTAATATATTAAGAAACAGGGCATAAACATTGCCTACAAAATGAATAACTCTATACAGAAACACAtacaaaaactaaaacaaaaaaccaGAAAGGTAGCAACAATCTGATATCTACCAGCTCAGTTACACAGCCAATGAAAAAACCtacattggaatgactggcaggatGTTTGACACAAGATATAAGAAGCACATAAGGGCattgaaataaagagaaaattacTCAACATTTACAGACCATCTGAAACAAGAATTCTGTAGGCCAAGGACAATATAAAATTTATTCTTAACTGAAACTTCTGCTACATTTTATCACTGAAGCCTTACACAAAGCATTCAGTTATAAAAATTTTGTTCAGCTGTAGCAGAAGTTTCAGTTATAAACACTTAATAGATGTCCAGCTAACAGAAGGTTATGTTACAATAGAAACAGATATGAACATGATAAAATAGATATAAGCAGACACTTTatccatttttaagaaaaattctgCGTACACAAGGCATTAGTGACCCAATAAATATTGGACAGAcactatataaaataatttttaagatcttttctgctccccccccccctctctctctctctctctctctctctctctctctctctctctctctctcatgtgcaTACTCCTCAACCCTGTTCCTACATCATCATTACCAACTCATCCTCCAGTCTACTAAATTGCATTTATGATCCAGTTAACTCCttaattttgaataaatatatgtaacatatgaCAAATGGCAAATGAAGAGAATATTTTTAGATCAAAGAAAAAACTAACAGTTAAGttggtaacactaaacaaaacacacaagaAATATTTAGCTGGAAAGAAGCAAACATACGGTACTTGTGATACTGTATGTTGTGTTTCACAGTAAGAAATCCATAATTCTGCAAAGCAATGTAAGATTAAGACAGAACTAACAGTACCAAAGAAAGGAATTCTTCAGAAATATGCAAGCAGGGAGCATTTCGTGATGTCAATGAAATCTGACAATATAGCATAAGTAAAATTAACATTTTTTGTAATGAGCTGTTGTTTTATGTGGAAATCAATTAAAGTGGTAAACATATTTTatcacagaccactgatgatgatttatttcagtaaaaaacatttggtgacaaaataTGCATTTTCTTGTATAATAGTTGCAAAGATTGATTTGAAATACTTTCGATAATTATAAAGCAACAACCGACAATATGGCCACAAAGATTAAGACAATGAGTATGCCTATATGCATCTGAGTGTCTTATTGTCTCTGAGAGTTATCAAGTggtggaattattttttaaaaatctacatAAAAATCTGAAACAAGAAATACATTGTGAAATATAAAAAACTACGAACACAATGCATAAAGACAGAGTTCTGTTTTATGAACATGTTAATAGAACATATGATTTGAAATGGATGAAACACATCTTCAATTCCCTTGACTCCAAACCAATGACAGAATGCAATGATATATGAATGTGAATAAGGATCTGGAGGAAACGAGTATACAACTGGAAGAGACCAAAACTGATACATCTTCAGAGTGGCTATAATGTCTTTTGGGACTTTGAGATGAGAAATGAACAACTGCTCTAAAATGGTGAGATGTATTTCATGATAGACACAATGTATTGATGAAAAATACTTGGcttaaatgaaaaaggaaaaacagaGCAACTATCACAGTGATTATAAGCATACAGAGTCCTCAGATGATTgactaatgaaataaaaattattgggCAGTTATCAGAGAGCACTGCCCAATAATTtttggaacacatgaagcaatactgatcctacaaattatcttagaagatagattaaggaaaggcagacctacatttctagcatttgtagacttggagaaagcttttgacaatgttgactggaatactctctttcaaattctgaaggtggaaggggtaaaatacagggaacgaaagactatttacagtctgtacagaaaccagatgtcagttacaacaatcgagggggggggggggggttgagaaggaactgtagcctatccctgatgctattaaatctgtatattgagcaagcagtaaaggaaacaaaagaaaagtttagtgtaggaattaaatcactgaagaagaaataaaaactttgaggtttgctgacgacattgtaattctgtcagagacagcaaaggacctggaagagcagctgaatggaatcaacagtgtcttgaaaggaggctgtagatgaacataaacataaccaaaatgaggataatagaatgtagtcaaattaaatcaggtggtgatgagggaattagattaggaaatgagacatttaaagtagtggatgtgttttgttatttgggaagcaaaataactgatgatggtcaaattagagaggctataaaatgtagactggcaatggcaaggaaagtgtttctgaaggagagaaatttgtcaacattgagtatagattcaagtgtcaggaagtctttgctgaaagtatttgtatggaatgtagccatgcatggaagtgaaacatggacagtaaatagtttagacaagaagagaatagaaactttcaaaatgtggtgctacagaagaatgctaaagattacagtaatgaggaggtactgaatagaattggggataagaggaatttgcaacacaacttgactataagaagggattggttggtaggacatgttccgaggcatcaagggagggcagtgtggagggtaaaaatcatagagggagaccaagagattaatacactaagcagattcaggaggatgtaggttacagcagtTACTTGTagttgaagaaccttgcacaggatagagtagcatggagagctgcatcaaaccagtctctggactgaagaccacaacaacatcaaatagCAGCTTTATAATGCAGTAGAAATAGTATTGAATACCAAAATGGTTTGCATCAGTTATGTAAAGGCATCCAATATTTCAAAATCTAAGCTGGCAGAACAGCTGAAAATGAATAAGTCATTTAATGACAGAAAAAGATGCGAAACTGGTAGACAAAATTCTATTACAGAGAGGCAGCTAATGAACAGGTTCAAATGTGAAATAATAGCACCTGGTATTGGTCATTTGACTTTCCAATCGTGTGATGCTAATGTTGTCACATGTACTGTCCTCAACTTTCATAGAAGACAAACTGAACAACAGATGGAGTACTAAACTAATTGTCTCTTCTTGGCCAAACATACTTGATTACCAACATCCatactatttttctacattttgtaGCACTCTGTTGCCTGACTATAATGTAGAAGAATAGAGAATGATGTAATCAAAGCGTTGTGTTGATACCTGAGTGAAATTTTCAATTTaatatcactgtgtgtgtgtgtgtgtttgtgtgtgtgtgtgtgtgtgtttgaaagttGTGTGCAGTTTTTTTGAAgtacaataaaaataaatggtaGTGTGTGAACTATGTGTATAAAAAAGGTCACCTTTATAGTCTCCAGAATGAGAATGAGAAACAGTTTCTTTTTGTTACAGGTTCAGAGTCTGAGAGAGGTTGGCCACAGGAAGAGGAAGATGATTCTGATGACTCACCATATATTTCTGATACATCAGAAGAGTCTGTTACATTTCCAGATATTTTCCCAGAAGTCAAGACTCTGCAAAATGTTTCATCAGAGAATACAAATGATAAAGGAGTCTTGGAAGTTGATGCATTTGATATAAGCAATATTGATTTTGAAACTGAAGACAGTATGGATATATTCAAACTACGAAATGAGATAACTTCCCTAGAAAAGGAAATTACAAAGTGTGTAGAAAATATGAAAGCTGTGCCACCCCATGTTAACTATAAAGGTTCTCCAGTGCTTAATAACTACAGCGAAAAGTGTGAAAATTCAGGCACAGTGGCAGCCAAAGCTTTTTCAAGTTTGGATGATAACATTTGTACTGATACACACAGAGAATCAGGTACAAATTGCATTAGCTGTGTGAAAATGAACGAAAATGTGATTGAGCAGAGTAACAGTAGAAACTCTGGTAATATAATATTGCGTGAACATGATTCACCCACTAGCATACCTAGAAGTCTTGAACTTACTGAAGTGAGTGAAGAATTAGCCAGCTTTATGCAGCATTCAGAAGTCAGCACCCCGATTTCTAATATGTGTATTTCGAGCCACAAACATGCAGATGTTCAGAGTAAGAGCAAGAGAAATTGTGGAGGTGCAGGCCACAATGATGATAGTGATCATGGTGATGGTTTTGAAGAAGTGAAAAGCACCAGTAACAGTAATGACAACAATGTGAAAAATCCAGAGCAGGAACAAACAATACTATTAATTCCTCAAGATACAAAAAATACCGTGGGAAATGATTTATCTAGGGTGTGTGAATTACATGCAGAAttagtcattagtgaatcagtAAGCACTAAAAAAAATATTGATTGTGACAAGGAGATGCGTAATGATAAAGAAGTGGTCATTATATTTGATGATGATAAGAGTAGTGAGTGTAATGACAATAATGCAGGAAAGCAGCTTGATGTTGTATCTATGGCAGATACCACAAATCCAGAACCTGAACCTCTGGTGGTGTTAAATCATCAGAGTATGACAAATACTGTAGGAAATCATTCACCAGGAAAGCTTGAATTATTTGCAGAATTAATGCCTGGTGTATCAACATTCAATAAAAAAGATAATCATTGTATGAAAGAGATGTGTGAGGATAAAGATGTGGTCATTATATTGGATGATGATAAGAATAGTGTTAGTACAAAAAATACAGTAGTAAATGATTTACCAAGAAAGAGTGAATTACAGGCAGAATTATTAAGTGCTGAATTAGTACCCATTCAGAAAGATGATGATGGTCATGAGGTGtataaaattgtgacagttgatAGTGATACATCATCTACAGGCTTCCTTGGGGATTCAAGAAACTATGAAGTTATAGATGTACAATTAAGTTCCTGTGAAAACCTGGAATCAACTCAAAACACTGACGGGAGGAAACCTACAAACGTGCATCACAGCGCTCAAAATACTATTGAGCAACTTGATAAGAAAAGCAGTATAACTTGCTCAAATTCAGGGAGTGTAACACcatctgtaaaaataaaaattgtagaagaagatgGACTATTTGTGTGCAAAACTGATGCACATTCTAGTGTTTCAGAAGTAGAGGAAACAAAGCAGGTTCAAAATACGTCTGCAAGAAACAACGCTCATTCTAAAAACtgtgtttgttttttatgtaaAGAATCTGATCAGAAGGGCATCACATCACATCTTGACAGGGCACTGGCAGATATTTTCCCAGAGGAATGTCCTACTGATAAACACTTGAAAGAGAGAGAACTTCGAACAGAAAGAGAAGTCATGAAAGACTTTCTTCGTTACATGACTGGAAATAGTAGCATGAAGGATACCAAAAAGAGTCCCAAAAAGAGAAAACGTATCTTTCATCTATAATTCCCAACACTGTGTGCAGGAAGACTTCTGTATAATATCAGTATGTGACTCCATTCTAAAGACAAGTACAAAATATGTGAGTGAAATGTGAATAACTTATCTTTGTGCCACATCGCTAAATGCCTTAAAGTGCAAGAGAAAAGGGAATGAAGGCAAAAACCTGGAAGAGAAGAGAATGTGATAAACAGAGTTATGCGAGAGATATGTTAGGGGCAAGTGTGTGGTCCATACTGACAAATGTGGTGTTCATAAGATTTACTGTATACCAAACGACTGCCTCTGCCAGCAAAATTTTAGTATTTCTtgctttttctctcttttcattGCAATGAAGGCTCCAGTTTTTGAATTCTAATCCTAGTGCAAAATTGCTTTTATATTCgcttgttgtttatttttattgtacTCAGAAGTGTTATTCCTATCAGCGTTTTGTTGTCTGGTAACTAGTTATCTTCATTTGTTTCATTCCTTCTAAAATTCAATCGTGGCTTATACTTTGAATCTCCTTATTATTTAGACTGAATGTGGTGGTACCTTTGTCACACAAATAAACTAGTATCAGACACGTTTTTATGTATTTCAAGAAGAGGATGGGGAAATGGGTCTCAGGTGGAGTCTAGAGAGCGAAGTTGACAGTACCAAATTTTATGGAGCTATGCCTTACTTTAATTACCTAAATTCATTTCGATACACTAATTCCATTTCAAAAACTAATCTGTGTTACATGAGTGACATTGTGTATGAAAACATAACTCTAAATGATAACTTCTCTTCAACACCCACAGTCATCACCAACAAAGTCAGATTTGCCATGAAAAATGGTGTATTTATTTATGTACCAAAATTATAGACTACTCACAAGTCGCatataactttttctttattttcacgtTTCACTCGACTAAAGTTAGCATTTTCAGAAATTACATAGCAAGGGCTACATGTTACAAGTATGGGGCTATGTGTAGTGGCGCTGTCATATGTAAATATACATAGCCCAATATTTGTAATGTGTGGTCCTCGGCTACATAATTTCTGAAGATGTTTATTTTGGtcgaatgaaaaatgtaaaaataaagacAAAGTTATATGTGGCTTGTGGCTGGTCcacaattttaatttataattgtCACTGTTTCTCTGCAAACAGATGCATGGGCTcactaccaggtgtagaagtatgaaactggaatttggttgcaataatgacacgtctgttgtttgaaactgataaacattgTTTCATTCAAATtagtctccattgctatttatacatttctcccacctctctggcaAGACATGAATGCCACGCAAAAGAAAAACAgttcttttgaagtgaaccagtcaTTGAGCCATTTTCGTACTTCTGCATACGAATTGAAATGTTGTTCAgctagagcgtgtcccagtgatgcaaatagacgtcagtcagatggagccaagtctggagaataagctgcatgccctagtatttcccaactgaatgcctccatcgttccctgacccgttttgctgtgagtGATCATGgaacaatatgactttgtgttgcctttttccatattcctgtCATTTTTCATGTAATACTCAATTTAAATCTATCTTTTGCTGTCGGTAGTGATCAGTGTtaatggtttcaccaggttttagcagctcataatagatgacactcttctgatcccaccaaacacagggcACTCTCTTCTTTCCAAAGTGATATGGTCTTGGAGTgggtgtcgatggtttgcctggattcacccatgatttatgatgcttaggattttctcaaaatatatccatttttcaacacctgtcactatttgatggagaacgactttcttttgtatctagcgaacagcatttcacaagtggtctttctatTTGCTTgcagtctttcattcagttcatgcagaacccattttctcactttctgcacctttcccacagCTTTCAACCAAAAAGAaatggctttctgcgtcacattcaattgttccgcgagttcctgttgagtatgagtatcatcttcatccaataaggcctgcaatttgtTTTCTTCAAACTTTTTTGGCGGTTTGCCGCGCTCATCATTTCTCAGGTCAAAATTACCACTTttgaatctgcagcagttttcttcaaatgataacagaaaaccaatgctgtccgcaaatcgtagtttgtAGGGACAAAACTTgacatgtttacaggtttgaaacGGGTACTGATGTATGGGGCTTGCATTACTGTGTGTTAACATTTGTTGTCAGCTGTTACATGAAGCAGATGACACTGCAGATGCTTTCTCATGGGCCCTATGCTGACAGCTAGCACCATCTGTAGGGAAATTCTGGCTTCATACGTCATCTGGTATATTTATCAGCAAATGATTCTATGAGACATATGAGCATTTTTCTCCTTTTTATTATTTTGCCTTTGCCATTATTGCACGATTACACTATTTCTTCATAGACCATAGATAGTGTATTACACCACAAATAATCCATATTATTATCTCACATTCAAAATAGTTACTTTCCTTTGCACAAAGTTATCAGAATTTCCTGCAAGGTAATAGATAACAACACAAATACTCGTTCATAGATTTTGTCTGATTTCATATTACTTACTTACTCATCAACCGCTGACAATTTATGTGTGTTTTGATGTGTATTCAGTaataaagttaaaaataaaaaattatacattacatttatattttacattaaaaaatgtCTGGTTTAGGATACCACACTATTATAGAATTCTTCAACATCATAAACACAGCTGTCGATTAATGGGTACCGTTCATACCACCAAAGGAATCGTATGATAGGTCTCTCACTGCTAGGAGCAATTATTGCACAGATTTATGCCAATGTAATATCTGATCATTGTTCTGTAATTGTGGATAGAACTTCAGTAAATTGAAATTTCTGGCTGGTTTTGTATTGAGATGCCTCTAAGTGCTGCTGTCCCACCCtgtcccccaacccccaccccttaGTCCTCATAGTAAATTTATGGCATGTCATCAGTGAATACAGATATTACAAAAATTTGTATAAACTAACTTTCCTTAATTTGATTACTTTCTGTAATTTTTGTGTCTGTTCCATCTGCCATGTTGATGATAACAGGTAAATACAGAACTTTTATGCATAAATTGCAAAGGATATCTGGAAAGCAAGTTGCATTCGGttataaataaaatacagaaaattgatAAGAAAAATCTTAAAACTACATCTCTGTATTATTATTTACAAATTCAACACTCACGTTGAAGGATTTGTCTTGTGTCTTAATGAGCTGACAGAATCCCTTTGCATGGATTTCTACTGGTTGAGATTGTAGCCACCCTGTGATAGCATCTTCCAAGTTCTTCCTCAGAGTCAAAATGTTGAGAGCCAAGGCACTTTTTCATGAAGAGATGAAAATCACTTTAAGTCAAGTTTGGGCTGTAGAGCAgatgttagaaaaaaaaattcccatttGAACTGGCGTACAGACCATGTGTTTGCTGGGCAGCGTCGTACAGATCATGTGTTTGCTGGGCAGAGTGGGACCAAGCATTGTTTTGCAAAAACATGACATTTCTTAATCAAGAGGCTATATCCTTGTTTTGAACAGTTCTTCTCAGTATACTTCATCTCCAATAGTAGGCTTCAGAATAGATTGCCCTTCCACATTCTGTAGAATCTACAAACAAAAGCCCCAAAAACATGTTTGTCATAGGCAGAATTTGGGGATCTTGACTTGAATGCTATTTTGCCTGCATGTTAGCGTAAGCAACAATTCTCACCTCCAGTTAAGATTCTATTCAATAATCCTCCTGCTTTCATCTCATAATGGAAAAGAAACTACAGAGATGCAGTCATCCATTGAGTCTTTTTATTCTCAGAAAAGAGTTTTGGAACCTAACAAATATAGAACTTATGGGATCCTAAGTTTTAGTCACAGTCTTGTGCAAAACACTCAGCGAAAGCTGCAGAAACGCGACCAACAATTTAGTTATCAtgaaaccatttatttattttcagttgttttATACCAGCATATAGCTGACTACGGATGAACCATCACAAAAATtcattattccactctcaaacaaatGATGCCGTTGATGTGCAACACCCTTACTTGTCACTTTTAAAATGAATTTCACAATGGAAGGATTTTCAATTGCagcactcattttgaatgataattgGTGGCAAATGAAAAGCAAAGTGGCTTTTTCACTGTCTGACATCTAAACACGATGAACTACTGCATGAATTAGAAGTGACTATTTCATTTCCCCAACTGCTTTCCATGTTTAGGGACTGGAAAATTTTGTGTAAACCATGACACATTGTCAGTAGTTTTTTGGGAAATAATGTGAAATCAGTTTTTACAAAATGTAGCAGAATTTGGCATTTTCTGTCTCCGTGTAAAAATTTTGTAAGTATGAGAGCAGCATTTTGCTAATACGGGTAACTGATAGTTATTGACTGCtgaaattgaattttatttttctaaacACTGAGAATTGTGTATAATCTTTAAGTGGCAATTAATTTCCTGCATAAAGAACAATGGCTGTAAATGTAACGTGAAACAAAAATACCCTATTTCCAATTAACACCATTCTGATATCAGTTTTAATCACTGACGTGACGATTCCCAATACTTTTTTTGCACCCAATTATACAAAAAACTGACAcgtttttgagaaatatttaatgTGATGTATGAACTGAACTTCATAATAGTAAAGTATAAATATGAATAACCACCAAATATAGCACTTCAGTTTTCCAGGCACATACATTAACATGGCATCTGTCAGCTTGCTTCTAGGCAAACATAGCATAGGATATGTAGCATCAAGTGAACACCACAGTCATCACGTATGATGACAGGAGAATTTAAATGTTGTTGCACAAGTAATATGATTGATAGCTTTGTATGGAACTGCGTTCAGTGTGTTCACCAACTCTCAACCAAATTATCATTGTTCGACCTAACCTACATCTTGGGATAAGCAACAGATCAGGCTTCACTACAAACTTAGTTCACATAATAGTAAGAATAATGTTGAATACATATTGAAATTAACCATTTCTCTGTTCTGATATGTCTAATATGTTTGATAGCTTCGTATGGAATCACATTCATTGTCTTCACTCCAGTTATCATATTGTTATCTGTGGAAAGTCCTGTCTCATGCTATCTCACTACCCCTTCCTCATCTTGTGCATCCTTCcctaccccctccccacctccacctgCCCAGGCAACAGCTATCAATAATCACCCATGGCCATGGGTGTGTACATTTGGGTGCTGTACTGTTGTTCGTATGAATGTGTGTACAGCTACTAGAGAAAGAGCAAAAGCTACATATAGTTTTCTGTTGCATGTTTTTATGTGCCACACATCGCGCAGCTATAGAGAAGTGGtcgcctttcctttattttacctaTTATTCCAGTGAGGAATTTCCATTGTCATTATACATGTCTTTGTTGTGTTTTACAGACAGAAACACATTTGCGTGATGTCACATATCCTGTGCTTTGATTGGTTGTTGAAAGAAAAGTACCAGGTGTAATGTTGATTTACTTGTTTGTGAAGCTAGAGGGCATGAACTTGTGCTGTGTCTTTGATGATCTCATCGTCAGCATGATGCTAAACCCTGATGTGTCAACCCAGTATTGCAAAGTGAATCAGTGTGCTTGCATAGGATCACATCAGCACACCAATCAGATTCTTACAGCTACTTGATAGCTGGGATCGGGAGCCAAAGGACGCCTTTGCTGCCTCAGCAGCTCTAGTGCTATCCACCACTCCTGGCCATCGTAAGTCAGCAAGTCAGCACCTGCAAGATGAAGTGAAGATTTTATAAGATTGTGCCCCTCATGCAGATGATTTTGTATGTGTTCACACCTTGTTGAATTGGCATATTGAACATTTCTAGCTGCTTCATATTAAATTGAATTATGTTGTTTCTTTTCGTTATGAATTCAAAGTTTATTTGTATCCCCTCTTGCCCCCCTTACGGATGCTTATGATTTGTTAAAGAAGTTGACTTCACTAACCATCCCAGCAGCATTGACTTTCAATGAAATCTCAGATTTGCTTAGTTCATCCAATTATAAGAaacatcatatcatatcatatcatatcatgtCATTGTGGCCAGACTAAAACTGCCAGAACAGTTGTAGTAGGCATTGATTACTAACCTACACAAGCTAAGCAAGTTTACATACCACCAATCTGACTTGGACTGCTTGATACACAACATTATTCAGTCTGCACACTaaacaaggtggtgcagtggttatcactCTGGACTCACCTTCAGGAAAATGGCAGTTCAAATGCCAATCTGACCTCCAGGTTTAGGTTGACCATGATTTCCCGAAAAAGCTTCATATTCTTCgcaaatctgagcttgtgctccatctataaTGATCTTGTTTTCAACAGAACAGTAAATGCTAATTTTCTTtactctgtctgcacccaacagAGAAGTCTGGCAGGAGGCTCTAAGATTATAGGATGCTACATTAGATAAAATGTTTGCTATTGCCCGGAAT
This portion of the Schistocerca nitens isolate TAMUIC-IGC-003100 chromosome 7, iqSchNite1.1, whole genome shotgun sequence genome encodes:
- the LOC126194699 gene encoding uncharacterized protein LOC126194699, with amino-acid sequence MQGTTLWEGSTCPLCKTKGINSKLKFFRLNLRVAALLCKHKKCPFPVSTEYPDTFVRVGRDGKIIPGSESERGWPQEEEDDSDDSPYISDTSEESVTFPDIFPEVKTLQNVSSENTNDKGVLEVDAFDISNIDFETEDSMDIFKLRNEITSLEKEITKCVENMKAVPPHVNYKGSPVLNNYSEKCENSGTVAAKAFSSLDDNICTDTHRESGTNCISCVKMNENVIEQSNSRNSGNIILREHDSPTSIPRSLELTEVSEELASFMQHSEVSTPISNMCISSHKHADVQSKSKRNCGGAGHNDDSDHGDGFEEVKSTSNSNDNNVKNPEQEQTILLIPQDTKNTVGNDLSRVCELHAELVISESVSTKKNIDCDKEMRNDKEVVIIFDDDKSSECNDNNAGKQLDVVSMADTTNPEPEPLVVLNHQSMTNTVGNHSPGKLELFAELMPGVSTFNKKDNHCMKEMCEDKDVVIILDDDKNSVSTKNTVVNDLPRKSELQAELLSAELVPIQKDDDGHEVYKIVTVDSDTSSTGFLGDSRNYEVIDVQLSSCENLESTQNTDGRKPTNVHHSAQNTIEQLDKKSSITCSNSGSVTPSVKIKIVEEDGLFVCKTDAHSSVSEVEETKQVQNTSARNNAHSKNCVCFLCKESDQKGITSHLDRALADIFPEECPTDKHLKERELRTEREVMKDFLRYMTGNSSMKDTKKSPKKRKRIFHL